Proteins from one Entomospira culicis genomic window:
- a CDS encoding DUF262 domain-containing protein, with amino-acid sequence MTTLSDLVNCYDQLIVPDFQRAYSWDKKHYTRFLKDIEEALDDSRAGIATKGIPYYYGHFLMLKESGRNDGQMIDGQQRLTTVALFLASIHRHNLSAKTVSFIQKFLDKFHTVAYDQEFFSSLIKVKDVDAKELKVRETTLSAERLSAAYRYFSKQLQERESTEIDTMVAVLASAQVTIHEIENLIEATHIFTFQNDRGKVLTELEKVKAFVAFQYYRNGADFVRLKRFYDRFTNIYQNIEKIRIGVNVEENLEDSDGSDKLAKLGLNEDQVLYACLDAFYFHFEKNKRSFEEHFSDAVGKSLKNDKVAIMEYLDTFTAHLEKAFKTLLDFSDYLKDEGQFSVAKSVTILSKGESFYPFFFLQNELEPFNKNKISFAYQQLFFAFEQLLVRVNCVNHSKRFEHGFLRDWMRWWLDSKEHHGSVAEYMWHFLNRLYINSFEVEGEWQHPYALGESVVYEKLLRRPHGSIVYYILWRWELQLRAEQGLELIRWEDMPKSIEHIAPQSLNRNLEIEGYSFWSDINFDKEKDLEVFYDRLYGWGNLTLVAKSLNSELSNKSFKEKQECVQACITKDNHPSLAQYHGVFVEYNKRRSWKRSALEDRQKQIVDFITHSYLNWMVWKEYYNPEEMPS; translated from the coding sequence ATGACTACTTTATCTGATTTGGTTAATTGTTATGATCAGCTCATTGTGCCGGATTTTCAGCGAGCGTATAGCTGGGATAAAAAGCACTATACACGCTTTTTAAAAGATATTGAGGAAGCGCTAGATGACTCTAGAGCAGGAATAGCTACTAAAGGAATTCCTTACTATTATGGGCACTTTTTGATGCTTAAGGAGTCTGGACGTAATGATGGACAAATGATTGATGGGCAACAACGACTTACTACCGTTGCGCTTTTTCTAGCCAGCATTCATCGCCATAATTTAAGCGCCAAAACAGTATCGTTTATTCAAAAATTTCTAGATAAATTCCATACAGTAGCGTATGATCAAGAATTTTTTTCTAGCTTGATAAAAGTGAAAGACGTAGATGCTAAGGAGTTAAAAGTACGTGAAACTACTTTATCTGCTGAACGATTATCAGCAGCTTATCGATATTTTTCCAAGCAACTCCAAGAGAGGGAGTCCACCGAAATAGATACGATGGTTGCTGTGTTAGCTAGTGCACAGGTTACGATTCATGAAATTGAGAATCTTATAGAAGCCACGCATATTTTTACTTTTCAAAACGATCGCGGTAAAGTGCTTACAGAGCTAGAGAAAGTTAAGGCCTTTGTTGCTTTTCAGTATTATCGCAATGGGGCAGACTTTGTGCGTTTAAAACGCTTTTATGATCGATTCACCAACATTTATCAGAATATTGAAAAGATTAGAATTGGTGTGAACGTCGAGGAGAACCTAGAAGATTCTGATGGTAGTGATAAGCTCGCTAAATTAGGGCTTAATGAAGATCAAGTGCTTTATGCTTGTTTGGACGCGTTTTACTTTCATTTTGAAAAGAATAAGCGTAGCTTTGAAGAACACTTTAGCGATGCAGTGGGAAAGAGTTTAAAGAATGACAAAGTAGCTATTATGGAATATTTAGATACTTTTACAGCACATTTAGAGAAGGCGTTTAAGACATTACTAGATTTTAGTGATTATCTTAAAGATGAGGGACAATTCTCCGTTGCTAAAAGTGTTACTATTCTTTCTAAGGGGGAGTCTTTTTATCCTTTCTTTTTCTTGCAAAATGAGCTAGAACCATTTAACAAAAATAAGATATCGTTTGCTTATCAGCAACTCTTTTTTGCCTTTGAACAATTGCTGGTTAGAGTTAATTGTGTGAATCATAGCAAGCGATTTGAGCATGGTTTTTTACGAGATTGGATGCGTTGGTGGCTTGATAGTAAGGAGCATCATGGATCTGTTGCTGAGTATATGTGGCATTTTCTAAATAGGTTGTATATCAATTCTTTTGAAGTGGAGGGAGAATGGCAACATCCTTACGCTTTGGGAGAGTCGGTGGTTTATGAAAAGCTACTAAGAAGACCGCATGGGTCAATTGTTTATTACATTTTGTGGCGCTGGGAGTTGCAGTTGCGTGCCGAGCAGGGATTAGAACTAATTAGGTGGGAGGATATGCCTAAAAGCATCGAACATATTGCTCCCCAGAGTTTGAATCGGAATTTGGAGATTGAAGGCTATTCTTTCTGGAGTGATATAAATTTTGACAAAGAAAAAGATTTAGAGGTTTTTTATGATCGTTTATATGGCTGGGGAAATCTTACTTTGGTAGCAAAATCACTTAACAGTGAGCTAAGTAATAAGTCTTTTAAGGAAAAACAGGAGTGTGTTCAAGCGTGTATTACGAAGGATAATCATCCTTCTTTAGCGCAATATCATGGTGTTTTTGTGGAGTATAATAAGCGTAGAAGTTGGAAGAGATCAGCTTTAGAAGATCGTCAAAAGCAAATTGTTGATTTTATTACTCATAGTTACCTAAACTGGATGGTATGGAAAGAGTATTACAATCCTGAAGAGATGCCTTCTTAA
- a CDS encoding alpha-amylase family protein, producing the protein MHKKRKLLSLLLGTLLLSTLTSCNRAPKTLNLTIYQPLPSLQAFVQQETFFTEIATIGFNTIMLNSTQFSREQLEQAVALAHQANLFVIIELPYTPSLTQQIHHWVRNHQVDGIILDSTDNINDAERKELQTLIKQSATLNQKEKQAWGTAGYLIGRSHQTSWEFFTEATFGHNGRRKEMQIFLNTLGQQSLEQALITQNESPQILIHFHNLRSLYGERAQAITTTPPSIIANTPKSAPLLWFIGTLPQPFHYTGMLHPQDDRLLQQELPTILKIRQQEPLLQRAKLMLLGHSTTIYSDVLYQGNQQMVRVFNFGDDHSILNLAVVSNVVRGKRLIDVMTGEEIPRINRGFRIPIDGGASRLFYVR; encoded by the coding sequence ATGCATAAAAAAAGAAAATTGCTCTCCCTCCTCTTAGGTACGCTCCTGTTGAGTACACTAACCAGCTGTAATCGAGCGCCCAAAACGCTCAACTTGACAATATATCAACCGTTGCCAAGTCTCCAAGCGTTTGTCCAACAAGAGACATTTTTCACCGAGATCGCCACCATCGGATTCAACACCATCATGCTCAATAGTACGCAATTCTCCCGTGAGCAACTGGAGCAAGCTGTCGCCCTCGCGCATCAAGCTAATCTCTTTGTGATCATCGAGTTACCTTATACACCAAGCCTCACTCAACAGATACATCACTGGGTGCGTAATCACCAAGTTGACGGCATTATCCTCGACAGCACCGATAACATCAACGATGCCGAACGCAAAGAGCTACAAACCCTCATCAAGCAGAGCGCCACACTCAACCAAAAAGAGAAGCAGGCGTGGGGAACAGCTGGCTATCTCATTGGACGTAGCCACCAAACCAGTTGGGAATTTTTTACCGAAGCGACCTTTGGACACAACGGCCGACGCAAGGAGATGCAAATCTTCCTCAACACGCTAGGGCAACAGAGCCTCGAGCAAGCGCTCATCACCCAAAACGAATCTCCGCAAATCCTCATCCACTTCCACAATCTACGCTCCCTCTACGGCGAACGCGCGCAAGCCATCACCACAACCCCGCCCAGCATCATCGCCAACACCCCCAAGAGCGCCCCACTCCTCTGGTTTATCGGTACGCTCCCCCAGCCTTTCCACTACACCGGTATGCTCCACCCCCAAGACGATCGTCTCCTTCAGCAAGAGCTTCCCACTATTCTTAAAATCCGTCAGCAAGAACCCTTGCTCCAACGCGCCAAACTCATGCTCTTAGGCCACTCTACCACCATTTACAGCGATGTGCTCTACCAGGGCAACCAACAGATGGTGCGCGTCTTTAATTTTGGCGACGACCACTCCATTCTCAATCTCGCGGTGGTGAGCAATGTGGTGCGTGGCAAACGACTTATCGATGTGATGACAGGCGAAGAAATTCCACGCATCAATCGTGGGTTTCGCATTCCTATAGACGGCGGGGCGAGTCGCCTCTTTTACGTACGCTAA
- a CDS encoding type I phosphomannose isomerase catalytic subunit: MKSKYPLNLTPFIRSAPWGGDGALLPFLASLAIKKAKESHPLAELWYSAYPLAPSTTVVEKKSFTLHQLLHQQSALLLGDTTDRNLPFIIKILHAERAQPLHLHPNEAQAKAGMLLENQAHLAPEKRLFHDAFAKSELLYALDPQVEILAGFLPFAEIQERLELFSIASLQKMAQPFYQSPTPQSLQALLMQLFTLPAKEQQVLAQQILRIADDYQEIFSYASQIVHLAGENPEDLTLIMPLFLQHQLLMCDESILIAPQTPHLILRGLMVEISTPSDNMLPLASPSSHHPASFWSHLDLTLPQPNLIQRDRHNPDLPLSNLPFHIQMVHLEESHFINGKNQPLILLALKGKARLSSASGNRLRDKLPIDDIALTRGEAIFLPHEAGGYTLEGRGLFLLVWRL; encoded by the coding sequence ATGAAGAGTAAATATCCCCTTAACCTAACCCCCTTTATCCGCAGTGCTCCCTGGGGGGGCGATGGCGCGCTCTTGCCTTTTTTGGCTAGCCTCGCCATCAAAAAAGCAAAAGAGAGCCATCCCCTTGCTGAGCTTTGGTATAGCGCCTACCCCTTAGCACCTAGCACGACGGTAGTAGAAAAGAAGAGTTTCACCCTTCACCAGCTGTTGCATCAACAGAGCGCCTTATTGTTGGGCGACACCACCGATCGCAACCTGCCATTTATCATCAAGATTCTCCACGCCGAGCGCGCGCAACCGTTGCATCTCCACCCCAATGAGGCACAAGCCAAGGCAGGCATGCTCCTCGAGAACCAAGCTCATCTCGCGCCAGAGAAGCGCCTCTTCCATGACGCGTTTGCCAAGAGTGAGCTCCTCTATGCTCTCGACCCGCAAGTGGAGATCCTCGCAGGATTTTTACCTTTTGCCGAAATTCAAGAGCGCTTGGAGCTCTTTAGCATTGCCTCGTTGCAGAAGATGGCGCAACCTTTTTATCAATCGCCCACGCCCCAGAGCTTGCAAGCCTTGCTTATGCAACTCTTTACACTGCCAGCCAAAGAGCAACAGGTGCTTGCCCAACAAATTCTGCGCATTGCCGACGACTACCAAGAGATCTTTAGCTATGCATCACAGATTGTCCATTTAGCGGGAGAAAATCCAGAAGATCTCACATTAATCATGCCCCTCTTCTTGCAACACCAGCTCTTAATGTGTGATGAAAGCATCCTCATTGCTCCGCAAACACCCCACCTCATCCTACGTGGCTTGATGGTAGAGATTAGCACCCCCAGCGACAACATGCTCCCCTTAGCCTCGCCGTCTAGTCATCATCCCGCATCGTTCTGGTCGCACCTCGATCTTACGCTTCCTCAACCTAACCTTATCCAGCGCGACCGCCACAACCCTGATCTTCCCCTAAGCAACCTTCCCTTTCATATACAAATGGTACACCTCGAAGAGAGTCATTTTATCAACGGCAAGAATCAGCCACTCATTCTCCTCGCGCTCAAAGGAAAAGCGCGTCTCTCCAGTGCGTCGGGAAATCGCTTACGAGACAAGCTCCCCATCGACGACATCGCCCTCACGCGTGGTGAGGCGATCTTTCTCCCCCACGAGGCCGGTGGCTACACCCTAGAGGGGCGCGGACTATTTCTCTTGGTTTGGAGATTATAA